The Desulfoscipio gibsoniae DSM 7213 genome contains a region encoding:
- the dnaB gene encoding replicative DNA helicase, whose translation MWEKVPPHNIDAEQSVLGALFLDNSAIAIVTRFIQPDDFYVEAHRVIFKTILDLEENGHAVDLVTVTDQLRRIGALEKVGGATYVATLSNISPTAANAEHYAHIVEEKALLRNLINLATRIAGMGYEGSEDAERLMEEAEKMLMELGSRRTSALFTEIKDILMDTFKHLEHLYKHKGEINGVPTGFTDLDRLCQGLQPGDLVIVAGRPSMGKTSFGMCIAYNAAEKNNKPVAVFSMEMSKEQLVQRMLCAEAMVDQHKIRTGFIRDEDWGKLTQKAREIARLPIFIDDSGVLTVRQLRAKARRLHMEKGLGLIVIDYLQLMQGSGRTENRQQEIANISRSLKALAKELGVPVLALAQLSRSVEQRQDKKPIMSDLRESGSLEQDADVVMFIYRDEYYNPDTEKIGIADIIVAKQRNGPTGVVELAFLKEYTKFLTMTRRNEGE comes from the coding sequence ATGTGGGAAAAGGTACCTCCCCATAATATAGATGCCGAACAATCGGTATTAGGTGCGCTGTTTTTAGATAACAGTGCCATTGCTATTGTAACGCGATTTATCCAGCCGGATGATTTTTATGTAGAGGCGCACAGGGTTATTTTTAAAACTATCCTGGATTTGGAGGAAAACGGTCATGCCGTCGACCTGGTAACAGTTACCGATCAACTGCGCCGCATCGGAGCGTTGGAAAAGGTTGGCGGCGCCACTTATGTGGCCACCCTCAGTAATATTTCCCCCACTGCTGCCAATGCTGAGCACTATGCTCACATTGTAGAGGAAAAGGCATTGCTGCGTAATTTAATTAACCTGGCCACCCGAATTGCCGGCATGGGTTATGAAGGCAGCGAAGATGCCGAAAGATTGATGGAAGAGGCCGAAAAAATGCTGATGGAACTTGGTTCACGGCGTACTTCGGCACTGTTTACAGAAATCAAGGATATACTGATGGACACCTTCAAGCACCTGGAACACCTTTATAAACATAAAGGTGAGATAAACGGGGTGCCCACTGGTTTTACAGATTTGGATCGCCTTTGCCAGGGATTGCAACCAGGTGACCTGGTAATCGTTGCTGGACGCCCTTCGATGGGTAAAACCAGTTTTGGTATGTGTATTGCGTATAATGCCGCCGAAAAAAATAATAAACCGGTGGCTGTATTCAGTATGGAAATGTCCAAGGAACAGTTGGTGCAACGCATGCTTTGCGCTGAAGCCATGGTAGACCAGCATAAAATACGAACCGGTTTTATCCGTGATGAAGATTGGGGTAAGCTTACCCAAAAGGCCCGGGAAATAGCAAGGCTGCCTATTTTTATTGATGATTCGGGAGTGCTTACGGTGCGCCAGCTAAGGGCTAAAGCCCGAAGATTGCACATGGAAAAAGGACTGGGTTTGATCGTAATCGATTACCTGCAGCTAATGCAAGGTAGTGGTCGTACTGAAAACAGACAGCAGGAGATTGCTAACATATCCCGTTCTTTAAAGGCGCTGGCTAAAGAACTTGGTGTGCCGGTACTGGCGCTGGCCCAGTTAAGCCGTTCTGTGGAACAGCGCCAGGACAAAAAGCCTATTATGTCTGATTTGCGGGAAAGCGGCAGCCTTGAACAGGATGCAGATGTAGTAATGTTTATCTATCGTGATGAATATTATAATCCTGATACAGAAAAAATAGGTATTGCAGATATAATTGTGGCC
- the lonC gene encoding Lon family ATP-dependent protease: protein MKSILDKIKGKNELSVKFREQEQLRRQVNSLFNLLTELYGSDKIVLRAGKLNVLQMMRSEFLPERVLALQKLVFEDPTFETVPELDDIPNILDEIENEIADIIARRTLEDELEKKINERLQQRHEEYVREIKMQIIKENTGPENAQTLKKFAVLEKLEQKHLVRSALDVLRPSSFDEVVGQERPVRALLSKLASPIPQHILLYGPPGVGKTTAARLALATARGLKHSPFENDASFVEVNGTTLRWDPREVTNPLLGSVHDPIYQGARRDLADSGVPEPKPGLVTDAHGGVLFIDEIGELDIVLQNKLLKVLEDKRVFFESSYYDPSDNNVPKYIKKLFEEGAPADFILIGATTREPEEINPAIRSRCAEIFFEPLTPSDIYKIVQQAAKKLNVAIEDNVADIIAEYTIEGRKAVNILADAYALACHRSQDGLNPAIKETDVYEIIQVSRLTPYILRRATEKQEVGRIFGLGVAGFIGSALEIEAVAFPARRKEGGIIRFNETAGSMARDSVFNAASVLRKLTGRDLYDYDVHVNVVGGGRIDGPSAGVAISLAIYSALENLPVPQNIAVTGELSIQGMIKAVGGVPEKIYGAKQCGIDTVFIPAENEKDIPTDARGVKVIPVQTLEEIINQIFAAHNKLAN, encoded by the coding sequence ATGAAAAGTATTCTGGATAAAATAAAGGGTAAAAATGAATTAAGCGTCAAGTTCAGGGAACAAGAACAACTCCGGCGGCAGGTAAACTCTCTATTTAATTTGCTAACGGAGTTGTACGGCTCGGACAAAATTGTACTGCGGGCCGGAAAGCTAAATGTGTTGCAGATGATGCGCTCTGAATTTTTACCCGAAAGGGTTTTGGCCTTACAGAAACTTGTATTTGAGGATCCTACTTTCGAAACCGTACCGGAATTGGATGATATACCAAATATACTGGATGAAATAGAAAATGAGATTGCCGATATAATAGCACGGCGTACTCTGGAAGATGAGCTGGAAAAAAAGATTAATGAACGGCTACAACAGCGACACGAGGAATATGTACGCGAGATAAAAATGCAGATTATCAAGGAAAACACTGGGCCGGAAAATGCCCAAACATTGAAAAAATTTGCTGTGTTGGAAAAACTGGAGCAAAAACATCTTGTACGCTCAGCACTTGACGTGCTGCGCCCTTCAAGTTTTGATGAAGTTGTGGGTCAGGAGCGTCCGGTAAGGGCTTTACTTTCTAAATTGGCATCTCCTATCCCCCAGCATATATTGCTTTACGGACCGCCTGGAGTGGGCAAAACAACTGCGGCCAGGCTGGCCCTTGCGACAGCCAGGGGTTTAAAGCACAGTCCCTTTGAAAATGATGCCTCATTTGTAGAGGTAAATGGGACAACTCTGCGTTGGGACCCGCGGGAGGTGACCAATCCGCTTTTGGGTTCTGTACATGACCCTATTTATCAGGGAGCCCGGCGAGATTTGGCCGACAGTGGCGTACCTGAACCTAAACCAGGTCTGGTCACGGATGCCCACGGGGGTGTATTGTTCATTGATGAAATAGGTGAATTGGATATTGTTTTACAAAACAAATTGTTAAAAGTATTGGAGGATAAGCGCGTATTTTTTGAATCCTCCTATTATGACCCATCGGACAACAATGTACCCAAATATATTAAAAAGCTGTTTGAAGAGGGAGCCCCTGCAGATTTTATCCTTATCGGTGCCACTACCAGGGAACCGGAGGAAATTAACCCGGCTATTCGCAGCCGCTGCGCGGAAATATTTTTTGAGCCGTTAACTCCTTCTGATATTTATAAAATTGTACAGCAGGCCGCAAAAAAGTTAAATGTGGCAATAGAAGATAATGTGGCTGATATTATTGCTGAATATACCATTGAAGGTCGCAAGGCGGTTAATATACTGGCGGACGCTTATGCATTGGCTTGTCACAGGTCACAGGACGGTTTAAACCCGGCTATTAAAGAAACTGATGTTTATGAAATAATCCAGGTAAGCCGGCTAACACCATATATTCTCCGGCGGGCTACTGAAAAACAAGAAGTGGGTAGGATTTTTGGCCTTGGTGTGGCTGGGTTTATTGGATCCGCCCTGGAAATTGAGGCGGTTGCTTTCCCGGCCCGGCGTAAGGAAGGCGGAATAATCCGCTTTAATGAAACTGCGGGCAGCATGGCCAGGGATTCGGTATTTAATGCAGCCTCTGTTTTACGCAAATTAACCGGCCGTGATTTATATGACTATGACGTCCATGTTAATGTAGTTGGCGGCGGTCGTATTGACGGTCCTTCGGCTGGTGTGGCTATTTCCCTGGCGATTTATAGCGCCCTGGAAAATCTACCTGTCCCTCAAAATATTGCTGTTACCGGAGAGCTTTCCATACAGGGAATGATCAAGGCTGTCGGTGGCGTGCCGGAAAAAATTTACGGTGCTAAGCAGTGTGGTATTGATACCGTATTTATACCTGCGGAAAATGAGAAGGATATACCAACAGATGCCAGGGGGGTTAAAGTTATACCGGTACAAACATTGGAAGAAATAATTAATCAAATATTTGCAGCTCATAATAAACTGGCCAATTGA
- the rplI gene encoding 50S ribosomal protein L9 yields the protein MQVILLEDVKKLGNKGQVIKVAEGYARNFLIPKGLAVEASKGKLKDLEKQSQVQAAQRKKMEEQARALGQQLEGLKLVMQTRVGDAGKLFGAINNKDIAEFLKNKYGLAVDKKKIILKSPIKALGEYAVTVKLHPAVQVQINVEVVPE from the coding sequence ATGCAGGTAATTCTTTTAGAAGATGTAAAAAAACTGGGTAATAAAGGTCAAGTAATAAAAGTTGCCGAAGGTTATGCCCGAAACTTCCTAATTCCCAAGGGCCTGGCAGTGGAGGCATCCAAGGGGAAGTTGAAGGATTTAGAAAAGCAGAGTCAGGTACAGGCGGCTCAAAGAAAAAAAATGGAGGAACAAGCAAGAGCTTTAGGTCAGCAGCTGGAAGGTTTGAAATTGGTTATGCAAACCAGGGTGGGCGATGCCGGAAAATTATTTGGTGCCATTAATAATAAGGATATAGCTGAATTTTTAAAGAACAAATATGGGCTTGCGGTGGATAAGAAGAAAATTATACTAAAAAGCCCAATTAAAGCACTAGGCGAATATGCCGTTACTGTTAAATTGCATCCGGCAGTGCAGGTACAAATTAATGTCGAAGTGGTTCCGGAGTAG
- a CDS encoding DUF2232 domain-containing protein, translating into MEVIIATTVMALLGLLGLYIAPLFFLIMLLLPLPLVYLILKRDLLYALLAVVLTLFMLMFTFANIKSAGLLVFQFAPLGILIGLMLKNNVTVDKSMAVLFFWALLIAALNLLFSFMLSGAGISQVTEEFRATMDQMAQIYNQNGLLDESDRQQYLALTEQIVNLVQTFLPGSVAVWNIMLTMSTYFIARYWMRSLGFTIPNNFHFTQWRLPWYSIWLIIIGLALTLGGDELSWQLMEVIGKNILYIAAFIFFVLGMAIILHFIQLWRVSKVVKIIIMLVMLLYLPFTAMVALTIGIIDPVVNIRRQPGEDGDGNKGG; encoded by the coding sequence ATGGAAGTAATAATTGCGACTACCGTTATGGCTTTATTGGGTTTATTGGGCCTTTATATTGCACCTTTGTTTTTCTTAATTATGCTGTTATTACCTTTACCGTTAGTTTATCTGATTTTAAAGCGAGATTTATTATATGCTTTGCTGGCTGTTGTGTTAACTCTGTTTATGCTGATGTTTACTTTTGCTAATATTAAATCGGCCGGATTGCTGGTTTTTCAGTTCGCTCCTTTGGGTATTTTAATTGGTCTAATGTTAAAAAACAATGTAACTGTGGATAAAAGCATGGCGGTGCTCTTTTTTTGGGCATTGCTGATAGCCGCATTAAATTTATTGTTTAGCTTTATGTTAAGCGGCGCTGGTATTTCTCAGGTGACAGAAGAGTTTCGAGCTACCATGGATCAAATGGCTCAGATATACAATCAAAACGGTCTGCTGGATGAATCAGATAGGCAGCAGTACCTGGCCCTTACCGAACAAATAGTTAATCTTGTGCAAACTTTTTTACCAGGAAGTGTGGCTGTGTGGAATATTATGTTGACGATGTCCACATATTTTATCGCCAGGTACTGGATGCGTAGTTTAGGTTTCACTATACCTAATAATTTTCATTTTACACAGTGGCGGCTGCCATGGTATTCTATTTGGTTGATAATTATTGGTTTGGCACTAACCCTGGGCGGTGATGAACTATCCTGGCAACTGATGGAGGTAATTGGTAAAAATATACTATATATTGCAGCGTTTATTTTTTTTGTATTAGGAATGGCTATAATACTTCATTTTATACAGTTATGGAGAGTTTCTAAAGTAGTTAAAATAATTATCATGCTAGTTATGTTGCTATATTTACCTTTTACCGCGATGGTTGCGCTCACTATTGGTATAATAGATCCGGTGGTGAATATACGCCGTCAGCCAGGTGAAGACGGTGATGGAAACAAAGGAGGCTGA